One Bradyrhizobium sp. ISRA464 genomic window carries:
- a CDS encoding phosphoribulokinase: MSRRHPIISITGSSGAGTTSVKKTFENIFRRENVVAAYIEGDAFHRYDRAEMRSKMLEKAEHGNKHFSHFSPETNLFEELEKLFRDYAETGTGTTRHYVHDEEEARLYGAKPGTFTEWEPLPENSDLLFYEGLHGAVVTDKVNVAQHADLKIGVVPVINLEWIQKLHRDRSHRGYSTEAVTDTILRRMPDYVNYICPQFTETDINFQRVPTVDTSNPFIARWIPTPDESMVVIRLKNPRGIDFPYLLSMIPHSFMSRANSIVVHGAKLDLAMQLILTPLILQLIERKRRTI, encoded by the coding sequence ATGTCACGTCGACATCCCATCATCTCGATCACCGGCTCGTCCGGCGCCGGCACCACCTCGGTGAAGAAGACGTTTGAGAACATCTTCCGTCGGGAGAATGTGGTCGCGGCCTACATTGAGGGCGATGCGTTCCACCGCTACGACCGCGCCGAGATGCGCAGCAAGATGCTGGAGAAGGCTGAGCACGGCAACAAGCATTTCAGCCATTTCAGCCCCGAGACCAACCTGTTCGAGGAGCTGGAGAAGCTGTTCCGCGACTATGCCGAGACCGGCACCGGAACGACGCGCCACTATGTGCACGACGAGGAGGAGGCGCGGCTTTACGGCGCCAAGCCCGGCACCTTCACCGAGTGGGAGCCGTTGCCGGAAAATTCCGATCTGCTGTTCTACGAGGGCCTGCATGGCGCCGTGGTCACCGACAAGGTGAACGTCGCGCAGCATGCCGACCTCAAGATCGGCGTCGTCCCGGTCATCAACCTCGAATGGATCCAGAAGCTGCATCGCGACCGCAGCCATCGCGGCTATTCCACGGAGGCGGTGACCGACACCATCCTGCGGCGGATGCCCGACTACGTGAACTACATCTGCCCGCAGTTCACCGAGACCGACATCAACTTCCAGCGCGTGCCGACGGTCGATACCTCGAACCCGTTCATCGCGCGCTGGATCCCGACGCCGGATGAATCGATGGTGGTGATCCGGCTGAAGAACCCGCGCGGCATCGATTTTCCCTACCTGCTGTCGATGATCCCGCACAGCTTTATGTCGCGCGCCAACTCGATCGTGGTTCATGGCGCGAAGCTCGATTTGGCGATGCAGCTCATCCTCACCCCGCTGATCCTGCAACTGATCGAACGAAAGAGGCGAACGATATGA
- a CDS encoding class 1 fructose-bisphosphatase produces MHAHLEWPAQQNPLRAATVAVIEALAGAAVELARTIAAGSLAGIGGESGGINPDGDRQKTIDIVADSLMRDALRTAPVAAVLSEEAELPETLDADAPLCVAIDPLDGSANLENNISVGTIFSIRPKAHDIISTFFEPGTAQCAAGCFIYGPQTVLVLALDQRVDCFTLDPRTGEFVLTGRDLRVPPDASEFAINASNRRHWSGAVRSYIDRCLAGVNGEHGQDFNMRWIGSLVAEAYRILMRGGVFLYPADARPGYREGRLRLLYEAHPIALIMEWAGGAASNGRSRILELSARTPHQRVPLIMGSTRAVRDVDAIHLTVEPLFESSDAPLFARRGLFR; encoded by the coding sequence TTGCATGCCCATCTGGAGTGGCCGGCGCAGCAAAACCCTTTGCGTGCAGCCACGGTCGCGGTGATCGAGGCGCTCGCCGGCGCAGCGGTCGAGCTCGCACGGACCATTGCTGCCGGCTCCCTTGCCGGGATCGGCGGTGAGAGCGGCGGCATCAATCCCGACGGCGATCGCCAAAAGACCATCGACATCGTTGCGGACAGCCTGATGCGCGACGCGCTGCGGACCGCGCCGGTCGCGGCCGTGTTGTCGGAGGAGGCGGAACTGCCGGAGACGCTCGACGCCGATGCGCCACTTTGCGTCGCGATCGATCCGCTGGACGGATCTGCCAATCTCGAGAACAACATCTCGGTCGGCACGATCTTCTCGATCAGGCCGAAAGCACACGACATCATCTCGACCTTCTTCGAGCCCGGCACCGCGCAATGTGCCGCCGGCTGCTTCATCTACGGCCCGCAGACCGTGCTAGTGCTGGCGCTCGACCAGCGTGTCGACTGCTTCACGCTCGATCCGCGCACCGGAGAGTTCGTCCTGACCGGGCGCGATCTGCGGGTGCCGCCGGATGCGTCGGAATTCGCCATCAACGCGTCGAACCGACGGCACTGGAGCGGCGCGGTGCGCAGCTACATTGACCGGTGCCTTGCCGGCGTCAACGGTGAGCACGGCCAGGATTTCAACATGCGCTGGATCGGCTCGCTGGTGGCCGAGGCCTACCGTATCCTGATGCGCGGTGGCGTGTTCCTCTACCCTGCGGATGCGCGCCCGGGCTACCGCGAAGGCCGGTTGCGTCTGCTTTATGAGGCGCATCCGATCGCGCTGATCATGGAATGGGCGGGCGGCGCCGCGTCGAACGGGCGGTCGCGCATCCTTGAATTGTCGGCACGCACGCCACATCAGCGCGTGCCCCTCATCATGGGATCGACGCGCGCCGTGCGCGACGTCGATGCGATCCACCTGACCGTCGAGCCGTTGTTCGAGAGCAGCGATGCCCCGCTGTTCGCACGGCGCGGCCTGTTCCGCTGA
- a CDS encoding LysR family transcriptional regulator, with translation MAGYFTRDLTIRQLRALSAVHEAGSITSAANRLNLTQPAVTLQLRNLQALAGLPLIQRTGDGMALTHAGAHVLTLVERIEAALKDCEQSLDMIAGRSGGRVAMGAVSTAKYFVPFAIAAFSRRFPQIEVTLRIGNREEIRDALRGYDLDIAVMGRPPADVEVEMRPLGRHPHFIIAAPDHRLARRRHVAVLELAGETFITREQGSGTRMLMEQFFERVGLTPKIGMAMDSNETIKQAVMAGLGIAFISQHTVFHELEDGRLVVLKVKGLPIIRQWHAVRRTDKILLPPAQAMMDFLGKEGWRYLPNTR, from the coding sequence ATGGCCGGCTACTTCACGCGGGATCTCACCATCCGCCAGCTGCGCGCGCTGTCCGCGGTGCACGAGGCCGGTTCGATCACGTCGGCGGCCAATCGCCTCAACCTGACGCAGCCGGCAGTGACGCTCCAGCTCCGCAACCTGCAGGCACTCGCCGGGCTCCCGCTGATCCAGCGCACCGGCGACGGCATGGCATTGACGCACGCCGGCGCCCATGTGCTGACGCTGGTCGAACGGATCGAAGCGGCGCTGAAGGATTGCGAGCAGTCGCTCGACATGATCGCAGGCCGCAGCGGTGGACGCGTCGCGATGGGCGCGGTCAGCACCGCGAAATACTTCGTGCCGTTCGCGATCGCGGCGTTCTCGCGCCGCTTTCCCCAAATCGAGGTCACGCTCAGGATCGGCAACCGCGAGGAGATCCGCGATGCGCTGCGTGGCTACGACCTCGATATTGCCGTGATGGGCCGGCCGCCGGCCGACGTCGAGGTCGAGATGCGACCGCTCGGCCGGCATCCGCACTTCATCATCGCCGCGCCCGATCACCGGCTGGCACGACGGCGTCACGTCGCCGTCTTGGAGCTCGCCGGCGAGACCTTCATCACCCGCGAGCAGGGATCCGGCACGCGCATGCTGATGGAGCAGTTCTTCGAGCGGGTCGGGCTGACGCCGAAGATCGGCATGGCGATGGACAGCAACGAGACCATCAAACAGGCGGTGATGGCCGGGCTCGGCATCGCCTTCATCTCCCAGCACACCGTGTTTCACGAGCTGGAGGACGGACGGCTTGTGGTGCTGAAGGTGAAGGGACTGCCGATCATCCGGCAGTGGCACGCCGTCCGCCGCACCGACAAGATCCTGCTGCCGCCGGCGCAGGCCATGATGGACTTTCTCGGCAAGGAGGGTTGGCGCTATCTGCCGAACACGCGGTAG
- a CDS encoding PepSY-associated TM helix domain-containing protein: MHTWTSLISTVFLLLLCLTGLPLIFHHEIDEALGYAPQPEAAAGRPPLPAQQVVQAALAADPGRVMQYVSWDKDEPGAVMAFTNNAPDGRPDDATVRAFDAVTAKPLGLVGVGPMLIVLKLHTDMFAGQPGKLFLGGMGLLFAVAIVSGVVLYWPFTRRMRFATIRDRSARRVAWLDWHNLIGVVTIVWALVVGLTGVINTWAELMLNQWKANELAEMVKPYAGKPPPVKLAPLDLVVANAKQAAPGMDVAFVAYPGTPFTSSHHYAAFMRGDTPLTSRLLKPVLLDGETAEVSDKRALPAYLQALLISQPLHFGDYGGMPLKIIWAVLDILTIIVIGSGLYLWFARRRKRARATPMGHAVPAQ, translated from the coding sequence GTGCATACCTGGACCAGCCTGATCTCAACCGTATTTCTGTTGTTGCTATGCCTCACCGGGCTGCCGCTGATCTTCCACCACGAGATCGACGAGGCGCTCGGCTATGCGCCGCAGCCGGAGGCCGCAGCCGGGCGGCCGCCGCTGCCCGCGCAGCAGGTCGTACAGGCTGCGCTCGCAGCCGACCCGGGACGAGTGATGCAGTATGTGTCGTGGGACAAGGATGAGCCGGGCGCCGTCATGGCGTTCACCAACAATGCACCTGACGGAAGGCCCGATGACGCGACCGTGCGTGCCTTCGATGCGGTGACGGCGAAGCCGCTCGGGCTAGTCGGGGTCGGCCCGATGCTGATCGTGCTGAAGCTGCACACCGACATGTTTGCGGGCCAACCCGGCAAGCTGTTCCTCGGCGGGATGGGACTGCTGTTCGCGGTCGCGATCGTTTCCGGCGTGGTGCTGTATTGGCCGTTCACCCGCCGTATGCGGTTTGCCACCATCCGCGACCGTTCGGCGCGCCGGGTCGCCTGGCTCGACTGGCACAATCTGATCGGCGTGGTCACGATCGTCTGGGCGCTGGTGGTCGGGCTGACCGGCGTGATCAATACCTGGGCGGAGCTGATGCTGAACCAGTGGAAGGCAAACGAGCTCGCCGAGATGGTGAAGCCCTATGCCGGCAAGCCACCGCCGGTGAAGCTCGCGCCGCTCGATCTGGTCGTGGCGAACGCGAAGCAGGCCGCGCCCGGCATGGACGTTGCGTTCGTCGCATATCCCGGAACGCCGTTCACCTCGTCGCATCACTACGCCGCCTTCATGCGCGGCGATACGCCGCTGACCTCGCGGCTGCTGAAGCCGGTCCTGCTCGACGGCGAAACCGCAGAGGTTTCGGATAAAAGGGCGCTGCCCGCCTATCTGCAGGCGCTCCTGATCTCGCAGCCGCTGCATTTCGGCGACTATGGCGGCATGCCGCTGAAGATCATCTGGGCCGTGCTGGATATCCTTACGATCATCGTGATCGGCAGCGGGCTCTATCTCTGGTTCGCACGGCGGCGGAAGCGGGCGCGGGCCACGCCGATGGGTCACGCGGTGCCGGCTCAATGA
- a CDS encoding TonB-dependent siderophore receptor has protein sequence MNHSCLLRIAASATASALALLPHSSFAQGTTTSSQQSGARALPPVVVASPETRRRTTTAAPRRIQRAARPAASQKPPPVRNVGLVESPRGPIQGYVAHRSSSGTKTNTPIMETPQSVSVVGSEQIRDQKPGKFDETLRYSAGVLAGTFGADTRNDWFLIRGFKSDDVGLFLDGMQLFYTSYASWKLQPFDLERVEVLRGPSAVLYGGSSPSGIVNAISKMPPAEPIRYIETGVNNFGNAYVGFDVGGPVATQSQDGKLFYRVVGQVQNGGTQVNFTPDNNYFIAPSVTYKPDADTTFTVLASASRNETRGINFLPYVGTVTNAPFGRIPTSLFVGDPSIDTFTREQEMLGYQFERNLSDNVTFRQNARFAHVDVTYRGLVGNGYTDMAAGDLGRYNWYAKDTANQANLDNQLEYRFDTGPVKHTMLFGLDLRDYRIDDYQNFQFGTTPSLNVFNPVYGLGSLPFTSAPFRNYLITQEQLGTYLQDQMKLGRFTLVLSGRNDWVSTSQGDRPSGVTLYNREDSKFSGRAGLIYNFDNGVAPYVSYATSYNPVIGLNASNQLLLPETGQQTEVGVKVEPKGFDGHFTFAWFDLKRQNALTTDPNNPLLQNQTGEVTSRGFEVEAVANPLPGLKLIGALTTYDLFTSKDLNPALIGKTPTNTPQQMASIRADYTIQQGPLTGFGFGGGVRYVGSSFADQANTLEVPSVVLGDAAIHYEWQGWRAALNVVNIADTIYVASCAGTTSCFYGDRRRITASLGYKW, from the coding sequence TTGAACCATTCATGTCTATTGCGGATCGCCGCGTCGGCGACCGCATCCGCATTGGCATTGTTGCCGCATTCATCCTTTGCGCAGGGGACGACGACCTCGTCGCAGCAATCCGGCGCGCGGGCGTTGCCGCCAGTGGTGGTTGCGTCTCCCGAGACGCGGCGGCGAACGACCACTGCGGCGCCACGTCGCATCCAGCGCGCTGCGCGGCCAGCCGCGTCGCAAAAACCTCCGCCGGTTCGCAATGTCGGCCTTGTCGAGAGCCCGCGCGGTCCGATCCAGGGCTATGTCGCCCACCGCAGTTCGTCCGGAACCAAAACCAATACCCCGATCATGGAGACGCCGCAGTCGGTGTCGGTGGTCGGGAGCGAACAGATCCGCGACCAGAAGCCCGGCAAGTTCGACGAGACGCTGCGCTATTCGGCCGGTGTGCTTGCCGGCACGTTCGGCGCCGACACGCGCAACGATTGGTTCCTGATCCGCGGCTTCAAGTCCGACGACGTCGGTCTGTTCCTCGACGGGATGCAGCTCTTCTACACATCCTATGCGAGCTGGAAGCTGCAGCCGTTCGATCTCGAGCGCGTCGAGGTGCTGCGCGGTCCCTCGGCGGTGCTGTATGGCGGCTCCAGCCCCAGCGGCATCGTCAACGCGATCAGCAAGATGCCGCCGGCGGAGCCGATCCGCTATATCGAAACCGGCGTCAACAATTTCGGCAATGCCTATGTCGGCTTCGACGTCGGTGGTCCGGTCGCGACGCAATCGCAGGACGGCAAGCTGTTCTATCGCGTGGTGGGCCAGGTCCAGAATGGCGGTACCCAGGTCAACTTCACGCCCGACAACAACTACTTCATTGCGCCGTCGGTGACCTACAAGCCGGATGCCGACACCACCTTCACCGTGCTCGCGTCCGCCTCACGCAACGAAACGCGCGGCATCAACTTCCTGCCCTATGTCGGTACCGTCACCAACGCGCCGTTCGGTCGGATTCCGACCAGTCTGTTCGTCGGCGATCCCTCGATCGATACCTTCACGCGCGAGCAGGAAATGCTCGGCTATCAGTTCGAACGCAATCTCTCCGACAACGTGACCTTCCGCCAGAATGCCCGCTTCGCGCATGTCGACGTGACGTATAGAGGCCTGGTCGGCAATGGCTATACCGACATGGCAGCCGGCGATCTCGGTCGCTACAACTGGTATGCGAAGGACACGGCCAATCAGGCCAATCTCGACAACCAGCTCGAATATCGCTTCGATACCGGCCCGGTCAAACACACGATGCTGTTCGGGCTCGACCTGCGCGACTACCGGATCGACGACTACCAGAACTTCCAGTTCGGCACGACGCCGTCGCTCAACGTGTTCAACCCCGTCTACGGCCTTGGAAGTCTGCCGTTCACGAGCGCGCCGTTCCGCAATTACCTGATCACGCAGGAGCAGCTCGGCACCTATTTGCAGGACCAGATGAAGCTCGGTCGCTTCACGCTGGTGCTGAGCGGTCGCAACGACTGGGTGTCGACCAGCCAGGGTGACCGGCCGAGCGGCGTCACGCTGTACAATCGTGAGGACAGCAAGTTCAGTGGCCGCGCCGGGCTGATCTACAATTTCGACAATGGGGTCGCGCCCTATGTGTCCTATGCGACCAGCTACAATCCGGTGATCGGCCTCAACGCCTCGAACCAGCTGTTGCTGCCGGAGACCGGCCAGCAGACCGAGGTCGGCGTCAAGGTCGAGCCGAAGGGCTTCGACGGCCATTTCACCTTCGCCTGGTTCGATCTGAAGCGTCAGAATGCGCTGACGACCGATCCGAACAACCCGCTGCTGCAGAACCAGACCGGCGAGGTCACCTCGCGCGGCTTCGAGGTCGAGGCCGTCGCAAATCCCTTGCCCGGGTTGAAGCTGATCGGCGCGCTCACGACCTACGATCTCTTCACCAGCAAGGACCTCAACCCGGCCCTGATCGGCAAGACTCCGACCAACACGCCGCAGCAGATGGCATCGATCAGGGCGGACTACACCATCCAGCAGGGTCCGTTGACCGGCTTCGGCTTCGGCGGCGGCGTGCGCTACGTCGGTTCGTCCTTTGCCGATCAGGCGAACACGCTGGAAGTCCCCTCGGTGGTGCTCGGAGACGCTGCGATCCACTATGAATGGCAGGGCTGGCGCGCCGCGCTGAACGTCGTCAACATCGCCGACACGATCTATGTCGCGAGTTGCGCAGGCACGACCTCCTGCTTCTACGGCGACCGGCGGCGCATTACCGCGAGCCTGGGTTACAAATGGTGA
- a CDS encoding ATP-binding protein, translated as MNLQTPSPPMPDFKALFEAAPGLYLVLTPPDFRIVAASEAYLRATMTERAAILGHELFEIFPDNPDDPAADGVRNLRASLERVVQFRRADTMSVQRYDIRKPDSEGGGFEERFWSPRNSPVFGPGGQVSYIIHRVEDVTEFIHLKRRGAEQDRLADRLRERTEQMEAEIFMRAREIEAAREQLEAEQKLLQVQKMEAVGHLTGGIAHDFNNILTVITGLIDILADAVAHDAALSSVTKMISDAASRGAEVTKHLLAFSRRQPLQPREADLNTLVQDTARLLRPSLGEQIEIETSLEPDAWTAFIDPNHMATALLNLAVNARDAMPEGGKLMLETGNVVLDETYAAANPDVRPGEYVMVAVSDTGEGIPEAIREKVFEPFFTTKDTGKGTGLGLSMVYGFIKQSNGHLKIYSEEGHGTSIKLYLPRSSGNMVDAEPPALVDARGGSESILVVEDDPLVRNYVSAQLEQLGYRTLVTANGPEALAALDKGFVCDVLFTDVIMSGGMNGRQVADAVTARLPSVRVLFTSGYTEDAIFHHGRLDPDVTLLPKPYRKSDLARMIRQVLTQPPAAAAK; from the coding sequence ATGAACCTGCAAACCCCGTCCCCGCCGATGCCTGACTTCAAGGCGTTGTTCGAGGCGGCACCCGGCCTCTATCTGGTGCTGACTCCACCCGACTTTCGTATCGTGGCAGCGAGCGAAGCCTATCTGCGCGCCACGATGACCGAGCGCGCTGCGATCCTTGGGCACGAACTGTTTGAAATATTTCCAGACAATCCTGACGATCCGGCTGCCGACGGCGTGCGGAACCTGCGGGCGTCGCTCGAGCGTGTGGTCCAGTTCAGGCGAGCCGACACCATGTCGGTGCAGAGATACGACATCCGTAAGCCTGATTCAGAGGGCGGCGGCTTCGAGGAGCGCTTCTGGAGCCCGCGCAACTCGCCCGTGTTCGGACCAGGCGGACAGGTCAGCTACATCATCCACCGGGTCGAAGACGTCACCGAATTCATTCATCTGAAACGCCGGGGCGCCGAACAGGACAGGCTGGCGGACCGGCTGCGCGAGCGCACCGAGCAGATGGAAGCCGAAATCTTCATGCGTGCACGCGAGATCGAGGCCGCCAGGGAGCAGCTCGAGGCCGAGCAGAAGCTGCTCCAGGTGCAGAAGATGGAGGCGGTGGGGCACCTCACCGGCGGCATCGCGCACGACTTCAACAACATCCTGACCGTCATCACCGGCCTGATCGACATTCTCGCCGACGCGGTGGCGCACGATGCCGCGCTGTCGTCGGTCACCAAGATGATCAGCGATGCGGCCTCACGCGGCGCGGAAGTGACCAAGCACCTGCTCGCCTTCTCGCGGCGACAGCCGCTGCAACCGCGCGAAGCGGACCTCAACACGCTGGTGCAGGATACCGCGCGGCTGCTGCGTCCCTCGCTCGGCGAACAAATCGAGATCGAGACGTCCCTCGAGCCTGACGCATGGACGGCCTTCATCGATCCCAATCATATGGCGACCGCGCTGCTCAATCTCGCGGTCAATGCGCGCGATGCGATGCCCGAGGGCGGCAAGCTGATGCTCGAGACCGGCAACGTCGTGCTCGACGAGACCTATGCCGCCGCCAATCCCGATGTGCGGCCGGGCGAATACGTCATGGTCGCGGTGAGCGATACCGGTGAAGGGATCCCAGAGGCGATCCGCGAGAAGGTGTTCGAGCCGTTCTTCACCACCAAGGACACCGGCAAGGGCACCGGCCTGGGCCTCAGCATGGTCTACGGCTTCATCAAGCAGTCCAACGGGCACCTCAAGATCTATTCCGAGGAGGGCCACGGCACCTCGATCAAGCTCTATCTGCCGCGCAGCAGCGGCAACATGGTCGACGCCGAGCCGCCCGCCCTTGTCGACGCGCGCGGCGGCAGCGAGTCCATCCTCGTCGTCGAGGACGATCCGCTGGTCCGCAACTACGTCAGCGCCCAGCTCGAGCAGCTCGGTTACCGCACCCTGGTGACGGCCAACGGCCCCGAGGCATTGGCCGCGCTCGACAAGGGGTTTGTCTGCGACGTCCTCTTCACCGACGTCATCATGTCCGGCGGCATGAATGGCCGGCAGGTCGCCGATGCCGTCACCGCCAGGCTGCCGTCAGTGCGGGTGCTCTTTACCTCCGGCTACACCGAGGATGCGATCTTCCACCACGGCCGTCTCGACCCCGACGTGACGCTGCTGCCGAAGCCTTATCGCAAATCCGATCTCGCTCGGATGATCCGGCAGGTGCTCACCCAGCCGCCCGCGGCGGCGGCCAAGTAG
- a CDS encoding TetR/AcrR family transcriptional regulator, with the protein MNGKAKSQTEGSAPAPERRGRGRPQLRSDDETRALIFEAARREFAERGFAAANIADVAGRAGVSTKTLYRLIPTKLALFEGMVTDRMDRFVSVVNLGACDGRDIAAALEAALLTCADLVLDAEVIAMQRIILAESDKFPDIAETFYEKAMQRTIAALANWLGVQQRRGRIVLDDVEAAAGMLLGMLIFQPQRDVMFGHKPVPPRSEIEARAKACAALFLSGCAVLADQSSKKSGDA; encoded by the coding sequence ATGAACGGGAAGGCCAAATCTCAGACAGAGGGAAGCGCGCCAGCGCCGGAGCGGCGCGGCCGCGGACGGCCGCAGCTTCGCTCCGACGATGAAACGCGCGCGCTCATCTTCGAAGCGGCGCGGCGTGAATTCGCAGAGCGCGGGTTCGCTGCGGCAAATATCGCCGACGTGGCCGGCCGGGCCGGCGTTTCCACCAAGACGCTCTACCGGCTGATCCCGACCAAGCTGGCGCTGTTCGAAGGGATGGTGACGGACCGGATGGATCGGTTTGTCTCGGTCGTGAACCTCGGTGCCTGTGATGGTCGCGATATCGCAGCGGCGCTAGAGGCTGCGCTGCTGACGTGCGCCGATCTCGTGCTCGACGCCGAGGTTATCGCGATGCAACGCATCATCCTGGCCGAGAGCGACAAATTCCCCGACATTGCCGAGACATTCTACGAAAAGGCCATGCAGCGGACCATTGCCGCGCTGGCCAATTGGCTGGGCGTTCAGCAGAGGCGGGGACGGATCGTGCTGGACGATGTCGAAGCTGCCGCGGGCATGCTACTCGGGATGCTCATCTTCCAGCCGCAGCGTGACGTGATGTTCGGACACAAGCCGGTGCCGCCGCGCAGCGAGATCGAAGCGCGCGCCAAGGCCTGTGCGGCGCTGTTCCTGTCGGGATGCGCCGTGCTTGCCGACCAGTCCAGCAAGAAGAGCGGAGATGCATGA
- a CDS encoding HlyD family secretion protein, whose amino-acid sequence MSQHETSFKAESQVPAETAKQLIANPEAAKPPAQKGKLRRLLLAGAAVAVLAGAAWYGWDYWTVGRFLVSTDDAYVKADNTTIAPKVSGYLSNVLVGDNEHVHADQVLARIDDRDFKVALDQAKADVAAAEAAVTSKRAQLDVQQSVIEAARATLAVDTAAQTFAAQENKRYTDLAGTGFGSVQNAQQAQSRYASAQAAIARDTANLASALRQVELLKAEIAQAVAAQERASALQHQAELNLGYTTITAPIDGVVGNRTLRTGQFVQAGTQLMSLVPATGAYVIANFKETQLTDVRKGQPVEIAVDMFPGQVVRGHVDSLAPASGQEFALLPPDNATGNFTKVVQRIPVKIALDATAVELRPGMSVIPTIATLSRPASASHTNSTPKVAVASFK is encoded by the coding sequence ATGAGCCAGCATGAAACGTCATTCAAGGCCGAGAGCCAGGTTCCGGCCGAGACCGCCAAGCAGTTGATCGCGAATCCCGAGGCGGCGAAGCCGCCCGCCCAGAAGGGCAAGCTGCGCCGCCTGCTCCTTGCCGGAGCGGCCGTCGCCGTGCTTGCGGGCGCAGCCTGGTACGGCTGGGACTATTGGACGGTCGGCCGCTTTCTGGTCTCCACCGACGATGCCTATGTGAAGGCCGACAATACGACGATCGCGCCCAAGGTCTCCGGCTATCTCAGCAACGTGCTGGTCGGCGACAACGAGCACGTGCACGCGGACCAGGTGCTGGCGCGGATCGACGACCGCGACTTCAAGGTGGCGCTCGATCAGGCCAAGGCCGACGTCGCCGCCGCAGAAGCCGCCGTCACCAGCAAGCGCGCCCAGCTCGACGTGCAACAGTCCGTGATCGAAGCGGCCCGCGCCACGCTTGCGGTCGACACCGCAGCGCAGACCTTCGCCGCGCAGGAGAACAAACGCTACACCGACCTTGCCGGCACCGGCTTCGGCAGCGTGCAGAACGCGCAACAGGCGCAGTCGCGCTACGCCAGCGCGCAGGCCGCCATTGCGCGCGATACTGCCAACCTGGCATCCGCACTGCGTCAGGTGGAGTTGCTCAAGGCCGAGATCGCCCAGGCCGTCGCGGCGCAGGAACGGGCGAGCGCGCTCCAGCATCAGGCCGAGCTCAACCTCGGCTACACCACCATCACCGCGCCGATCGACGGCGTCGTCGGCAACCGCACGCTGCGCACCGGTCAGTTCGTCCAGGCCGGCACGCAATTGATGTCGTTGGTGCCGGCCACCGGCGCCTACGTGATCGCGAACTTCAAGGAGACGCAGCTGACCGACGTCCGCAAGGGCCAGCCGGTGGAGATCGCCGTCGACATGTTCCCCGGACAGGTCGTGCGCGGTCACGTCGACAGCCTCGCGCCCGCGAGTGGTCAGGAATTCGCTCTGCTGCCGCCGGACAACGCGACCGGCAACTTCACCAAGGTGGTGCAGCGCATTCCCGTGAAGATCGCGCTCGACGCCACAGCGGTCGAACTGCGGCCCGGCATGTCCGTGATCCCGACCATCGCGACATTGTCGCGTCCGGCTTCCGCATCGCACACGAATTCAACTCCGAAAGTCGCTGTCGCCTCCTTCAAATAG